One genomic segment of Myripristis murdjan chromosome 20, fMyrMur1.1, whole genome shotgun sequence includes these proteins:
- the LOC115378646 gene encoding copine-3-like isoform X2 yields the protein MAAQCVTKVELTVSCENLLDKDIGSKSDPLCVLLMNSSESKWYELARTEKVQNCLNPKFAKKFVIDYYFEIVQKLKFGIYDIDNKTIDLSDDDFLGELECTLGQVVSSKKLTRPLVLKNKTPAGKGTITITAEEIKDNRVVNFEVEARKLDNKDFFGKSDPYLEFYKQTQTGWQLAHRTEVVKNNLNPTWRPFRIPLQSLCGGDMEKPVKVDCFDYDNDGSHDLIGTFETTVTRLQEASRTSPAEFECINSKKKQKKKGYKNSGVVSVKLCQVVKEYSFLDYIMGGCQLNFTVAVDFTGSNGDPRSPQSLHYISPQGVNEYLTAIWSVGNVIQDYDSDKMFPAFGFGAQIPPTWQVSHEFPLNFNPANPFCAGIEGVVEAYRVCLPQVKLYGPTNFSPIINHVACFAKQALQQTTASQYYVLLIITDGVITDMDDTRNAIVNASRLPMSIIIVGVGGADFSAMEFLDGDDGRLRSQTGEAAMRDIVQFVPFRQFQNAPSQALAQSVLAELPQQVASFFSLFKLKPPREPSPS from the exons ATGGCTGCCCAGTGTGTGACCAAGGTGGAGCTGACCGTGTCCTGTGAGAACCTCCTGGACAAAGACATCGGCTCCAAGTCCGACcctctgtgtgtcctgctgaTGAACAGCTCTGAGTCCAAGTGGTATGAG CTGGCACGAACAGAGAAAGTCCAGAATTGCCTCAACCCAAAGTTTGCCAAGAAGTTTGTTATCGACTATTACTTTGAGATCGTGCAGAAACTGAAGTTTGGGATTTATGACATTGACAATAAGACCATTGACCTGAGTGATGATGACTTCCTGGGAGAACTGGAGTGCACCTTGGGCCAG GTTGTATCCAGTAAAAAACTGACCAGACCGCTGGTCTTAAAGAACAAGACGCCTGCAGGAAAAGGGACCATCACA ATTACTGCTGaagaaataaaagacaacagagtAGTGAATTTCGAAGTGGAAGCGAGGAAACTGGACAACAAG GATTTCTTTGGGAAGTCTGACCCTTACTTGGAATtctacaaacagacacagactggATGGCAGCTGGCCCACAGGACAGAG GTGGTGAAGAACAACCTGAACCCAACATGGAGACCATTCCGAATCCCTCTGCAGTCCCTCTGTGGAGGAGACATGGAGAAGCCTGTGAAG GTTGATTGTTTTGACTATGACAACGATGGCTCTCATGATCTCATTGGAACCTTTGAGACCACAGTGACACGCCTGCAGGAAGCCTCACGAACCTCTCCG GCAGAGTTTGAATGCATCAACagtaaaaagaaacagaagaagaaaggcTATAAAAACTCTGGTGTCGTGAGTGTGAAGCTGTGCCAG GTGGTGAAGGAGTATAGCTTCCTGGATTACATCATGGGGGGCTGTCAGCTAAACTTCACT GTGGCTGTTGACTTCACAGGCTCCAACGGGGATCCCAGGTCTCCTCAGTCTCTACACTACATCAGTCCTCAGGGTGTCAACGAATACCTCACTGCTATCTGGTCTGTGGGCAACGTCATCCAGGACTATGACAG TGACAAGATGTTCCCTGCCTTTGGCTTTGGAGCTCAGATTCCTCCCACATGGCAG GTTTCCCATGAGTTTCCGCTCAATTTCAACCCAGCAAATCCATTCTGTGCAG gTATTGAGGGCGTGGTGGAGGCCTACAGGGTGTGTCTGCCTCAAGTCAAACTCTACGGCCCAACCAACTTCTCGCCTATCATCAACCATGTAGCCTGTTTCGCTAAGCAAGCCCTCCAGCAGACCACTGCATCT CAATACTATGTCCTGCTCATCATCACTGACGGAGTGATCACAGACATGGATGACACACGCAATGCCATCGTCAACGCCTCCCGCCTGCCCATGTCCATCATCATTGTTGGGGTCGGGGGAGCAGACTTCTCCGCAATGGAGTTCCTGGATGGAGACGATGGACGTCTGCGCTCCCAGACAGGCGAAGCCGCCATGCGAGACATTGTTCAGTTTGTGCCTTTCAGACAGTTCCAAAAT GCACCAAGCCAGGCTCTAGCCCAAAGTGTATTGGCCGAGTTACCTCAGCAAGTGGCCTCCTTCTTCAGTTTATTCAAACTGAAGCCTCCCCGTGAGCCCAGTCCTTCTTAG
- the LOC115378646 gene encoding copine-3-like isoform X1: MAAQCVTKVELTVSCENLLDKDIGSKSDPLCVLLMNSSESKWYELARTEKVQNCLNPKFAKKFVIDYYFEIVQKLKFGIYDIDNKTIDLSDDDFLGELECTLGQVVSSKKLTRPLVLKNKTPAGKGTITITAEEIKDNRVVNFEVEARKLDNKDFFGKSDPYLEFYKQTQTGWQLAHRTEVVKNNLNPTWRPFRIPLQSLCGGDMEKPVKVDCFDYDNDGSHDLIGTFETTVTRLQEASRTSPAEFECINSKKKQKKKGYKNSGVVSVKLCQVVKEYSFLDYIMGGCQLNFTVAVDFTGSNGDPRSPQSLHYISPQGVNEYLTAIWSVGNVIQDYDSDKMFPAFGFGAQIPPTWQVSHEFPLNFNPANPFCAGIEGVVEAYRVCLPQVKLYGPTNFSPIINHVACFAKQALQQTTASQYYVLLIITDGVITDMDDTRNAIVNASRLPMSIIIVGVGGADFSAMEFLDGDDGRLRSQTGEAAMRDIVQFVPFRQFQNAPREALAQSVLAEVPSQVVEFFNTMKLGPTRTDPAPNPAGTA, translated from the exons ATGGCTGCCCAGTGTGTGACCAAGGTGGAGCTGACCGTGTCCTGTGAGAACCTCCTGGACAAAGACATCGGCTCCAAGTCCGACcctctgtgtgtcctgctgaTGAACAGCTCTGAGTCCAAGTGGTATGAG CTGGCACGAACAGAGAAAGTCCAGAATTGCCTCAACCCAAAGTTTGCCAAGAAGTTTGTTATCGACTATTACTTTGAGATCGTGCAGAAACTGAAGTTTGGGATTTATGACATTGACAATAAGACCATTGACCTGAGTGATGATGACTTCCTGGGAGAACTGGAGTGCACCTTGGGCCAG GTTGTATCCAGTAAAAAACTGACCAGACCGCTGGTCTTAAAGAACAAGACGCCTGCAGGAAAAGGGACCATCACA ATTACTGCTGaagaaataaaagacaacagagtAGTGAATTTCGAAGTGGAAGCGAGGAAACTGGACAACAAG GATTTCTTTGGGAAGTCTGACCCTTACTTGGAATtctacaaacagacacagactggATGGCAGCTGGCCCACAGGACAGAG GTGGTGAAGAACAACCTGAACCCAACATGGAGACCATTCCGAATCCCTCTGCAGTCCCTCTGTGGAGGAGACATGGAGAAGCCTGTGAAG GTTGATTGTTTTGACTATGACAACGATGGCTCTCATGATCTCATTGGAACCTTTGAGACCACAGTGACACGCCTGCAGGAAGCCTCACGAACCTCTCCG GCAGAGTTTGAATGCATCAACagtaaaaagaaacagaagaagaaaggcTATAAAAACTCTGGTGTCGTGAGTGTGAAGCTGTGCCAG GTGGTGAAGGAGTATAGCTTCCTGGATTACATCATGGGGGGCTGTCAGCTAAACTTCACT GTGGCTGTTGACTTCACAGGCTCCAACGGGGATCCCAGGTCTCCTCAGTCTCTACACTACATCAGTCCTCAGGGTGTCAACGAATACCTCACTGCTATCTGGTCTGTGGGCAACGTCATCCAGGACTATGACAG TGACAAGATGTTCCCTGCCTTTGGCTTTGGAGCTCAGATTCCTCCCACATGGCAG GTTTCCCATGAGTTTCCGCTCAATTTCAACCCAGCAAATCCATTCTGTGCAG gTATTGAGGGCGTGGTGGAGGCCTACAGGGTGTGTCTGCCTCAAGTCAAACTCTACGGCCCAACCAACTTCTCGCCTATCATCAACCATGTAGCCTGTTTCGCTAAGCAAGCCCTCCAGCAGACCACTGCATCT CAATACTATGTCCTGCTCATCATCACTGACGGAGTGATCACAGACATGGATGACACACGCAATGCCATCGTCAACGCCTCCCGCCTGCCCATGTCCATCATCATTGTTGGGGTCGGGGGAGCAGACTTCTCCGCAATGGAGTTCCTGGATGGAGACGATGGACGTCTGCGCTCCCAGACAGGCGAAGCCGCCATGCGAGACATTGTTCAGTTTGTGCCTTTCAGACAGTTCCAAAAT GCTCCTCGAGAAGCACTGGCCCAGAGTGTGTTGGCAGAGGTTCCCAGTCAGGTGGTGGAGTTTTTCAATACCATGAAGCTGGGCCCAACCCGCACTGACCCTGCACCAAACCCAGCAGGGACTGCATAA